CAACAAATACCATTAGCTCTTCCTCTCACCTCTTATCTGAAAGTAATAATTTACGTTATTCACGATATACTACTCTTCCTACTCCCCTCCCTTTAGAACCGTTAGGAACTGCAGCATCTGGTGGAGCTTCTGATCCCGTTATGTTGCCTCGTGATACTGATCCCTTTTCACCGACACGCAAGAAAAGTGATCCCTTTGAAGAAGGTGGtgacattttctccaaattggatccttttgaatttgaattcaaTAGTACGGCGGAACAACGTGGTGACGATAAGATGAGAAAACCCACCACTGGAGGAGAAAGCAATGATGGAGCTCAAGACCTTTTGGCTGGTCATTTGCAAGTTAGTTTGCCACCGGAGAGTGCTAATAGTGCTGGTAAGGAATTATCACAAACTCAGAGTACAGTCCGATCTAGACCTGTTCCTTCGTCATCTGTGATGGGAAATACATCATCATTGGGAGGAGTACCGTCGCCGTTACCTCCAGCCTCTTTGTTGAAACAACAGACTGTTGATGTCATCTCAAGTATTTCGAATAAGAAAATGCCACATCTCTTTGGCCAATCGTCCAGGTTCCCCAAAAGAGAATCAAATTCGATCAATATGCGACGTCTGCAAGAATCGGATTCATTGAGTGAGACAGAGGCAGCTCCCGAACCACCACCCCGTCCCGATTTGGCTCCATACTCTGAGCCACCACCCTTGCCACCAAAAAAGCAATTCAACGATATTATAATACGACCAAGAGCAGGAACATCCTCGGCAATGATGGGTTATTCATCGTCAAATCGTTATGAAAGCGTTACCTCCAGCAAGGCAGGGGTAACCTCTCGAACACCACCCATTAGTGGAGCAGCGATAGATGTGCCTCCTATTCCTTTGCCTTCTCGACGTGTAGGTCGTTCGGATGGTTCTTATCCTGGCCCCGGGAGACCTAGGAAACCTGGACACACCGAAGATGATTACTTAGCCCCCATGGCAATGTCTTCATGCTTGACGAATGCTGGgacctttaataattcagatgtCCCTCCCTTGTTGCCTCCACCCACACAAAGTTCGTCCAGATCACGAACTAATCGCCAACAGTCGTTCAATAAATCCAATGACATTTACGAGAATAAAAGTGAAATtctgcaacagcaacaacaattgcAAGAGCTGAAAAATGCTTCGGAAAGCGCTCCGCCAATAGTGCCCGACATAACGCTAAGTCAGCTCTTGACATTAGGCATAGATGAATTAGCCATCAAGCTGAATGTACCCACATCGAAGCTATCAACTATGACGCTTGTGGAATTGACATCATATCTTGCCGAATTTCTAGAGCAATCCAAACCCGAACCCAAAGCTGATGTGCGTGATCAACAATCGATATTTAAGGTCAACTTTGACCAAGAAGCCACATTtgttgccaaatttgatgacaCCTTTGGTGAAGATTTCCAGCAACAGTCGGTTACTTCATCGTTTGAGGCCAATTTTGCCCAATTCGATCAGGTGAATGTAGAACCAGCCGCTTCAAGTGTTCAGAGCTCTTCGGTGCCTCCTGCCGATCGTTATGCAGTATTTCGAGAAATTATTGACCAAGAATTGCAACAGCAGAATGAGTCTGTTGATCTTATAGGTGATGTTATGGAAACAGATGACTCTCAACCAAATGAGGAGAAACAATTTGAGAGCAATTTTTCTCTGGGCACAGGAGTTGATATGGCACCATCTTCTCAAGATCTCTTGAGTGGTGATTTACATGAAGTTGCACCACATCAGCCCGCGAAAATCGATACAAAAATATCAGAAGTTTTAGCCCAGGCTAAGGACCGTTATGCTGCCTTACGCGATTTAATTTTGGTGGAAAATCTTTTCGATACACCATCTGCCCAACCGGCGGAAACAATGGAACAATTGGACGTTGGACATTCGGAATCGAAATCTCCTTTCCAAGGTTTCTCTGGATTCAATGACGATGACGAAGATCAAGATTTGAAACAACTGATGGATCAAAGTGTGAACCTGGATCCAACTGCTCAACAACAAAGGTTAGGCTTGGTTGACAGTCGTGGTTTCCTTGTGGAACCTTCTTCTTCGGCTCTCACTGTagacgatgatgatgaagagGACGAGCATCGCACAAATAGAGAGGATAAGGATGACCAGGGCGCTGCAAGCAGCGCCGATAGCAATGACAGAGAAAATGACAACGACAAAGACAACTTGGCCATTGGCATCTCAACATATGAACAATTGGCCAATTCCAATCAACAGCTCGAAGAGATTGGAGAGAAAGTGGAGAAATATGAAGATACTCCAAAAATAAGCATCACACAAAGTCTAACCACAAACGAGAATAATTATTTAACTACGGGAAGTGTTGCTTCTTCAGCTCTGTCTGGATCAAAGGATGATCTAGAAATTGACGATTTAATGCAAAGAGCCATATCGAATCTTTCTCTCGACTCCAGGGAACGAAACTCACCggcaatttcatccaatcttctGACTACTACTTCGAACCAGCATCAAGTAACAACGGACACAGCCACAACTACAATGACTCCACAACACTTCAACGATGTCAGTACATCACCAATTCCCATACCAAGATCGCCTGCATCTTCATTAACAACACAGGCGAAGTCTCCGAACAACAAATCACCCCAGCAAATATCCCCGTTGTCATCCCAATTGAATGTGGTGTCACAAATCATTGATGCAGCCACAAGGCAAATACAAACCGAAACAGGGACGAAATCTGGGACGAATGAATCATGGGCCACATTTGATACGCCACAGCATCAGCCAGTACCACCACAAGCTGGGGCAGTATCTTCCGACAAGAGAGCTAGACCTTCTGCAAAGGCATTAGCCAAATCTAATAATTTCCTAAACTTGCCTCCACCTCCGGGATCAACATCGAATTGTTCGCAAAATGATAGTGCTCTCGAATCGCCATGTTCCTCGGATCCTAGGGATGAGGGATGGCATAACAAAAGGACCATGGGTGGCAGTAGTTTGTCACTGGGCCATCATTCAGTAGTTGGAAGTACTTCAGCTCAGAGACGCTATCATAAGAAAGAGAGACAGAATACTTCGTCATCCTCCCGGGATCTTAGTTGGGATGAAGATCAGGCTGTTGTAAGCGGTGGAGGTCATATGATGGATTATAGCCAAGGCAAAAGAGGGCCGGGTCCATCACAGGGAAGTCTAACAACTGAACGGCTTGGTTACTACAGGCGTCATGCCAGGCGTATGAATTCCTGTGATGAGGATTACGAGTAAGTAACACCTTCAGCAATATTAGTGACTAAATCATTACCTTTATCTATGTTTCCCTTACAAGGTATGAACAAGATTTTTCCAGTCGAGATCGGAGTCGAGATCCCTATAAACATAAACGGAATATGTCTAAAAGTCGTGATAATTTTGATATGGGTAagagaattttccaaaaaaaaaaaaaatcaaacatttcCAAACAATTCCTTCCATTTTATAACAGACTCTCCGGGTTGGTACCATCACCACGGTCCCCCAGTACACCAATCTCATCACACTTGGTCTTCTCAAGATATCGATCAGCAGGTTAGGGGTCGATCATTTGATCGTTCTGCCTATGAACGCACCACATATGGACCTCCGATTTATGACAAGCGGGGAGTTGGACCAGCCTTACCGCCCACTACCGCTTATGATCGTCGCTCAGGTGGCGGCAGCGGTAGCATCGGTTatgataagagaagcaaatactaTCGCGGAGAGCCTGGTGTGCGAGCACCTAATAGCGAACACATATACAGTTTGGATGATTTTGACGAAATGCTGGCGTCCACTGGCAAAATTCCACCGCATCTAGCGGCCATGTATGAAGAAATGAAGGCTGATTGTTGTTCACCTCAAATGGGTGGACATCGCCAACGTGGTCCCGACTATATGTACGAGCGTGATCGTCAATCCTTTGACCGTGAAAGTCTCGAATCCTATGAGGGATCGCATGTGCCTCAAAGGAGGCGCAGGCGTAGCTATGATAGTGGAGGTATGCCCTCTGATCCTTATGGTAGTTGTGATAGTCGGGATGACTATAGTCGGGATCGTGGCTTTATGACTGCGGAAAAGAGTCGTTCCCTGCGAAAGTCGTTGAAATCTTTACGTGTGTCTGGTGATATCGATTATGACCAAGATTCCGAAAAGGAATATCATTATCGAGAGCAGAGGGGCCGTTGTGATACCAGAAGTCTGCAAAGACCTAGTCAATTATCTACACAGGGAAGTAGTGTTGGTATTGGAGCTGTAAATACTTTAGGTTCCCAAACGCGAGTACGTAAGAGTAGTGGTTCCAGTCCCTGGGATGGTGAAGGTATTTGCGCGTTT
This is a stretch of genomic DNA from Haematobia irritans isolate KBUSLIRL chromosome 4, ASM5000362v1, whole genome shotgun sequence. It encodes these proteins:
- the Dab gene encoding DAB adaptor protein isoform X3: MQTLRKKTSPCKYRNDPGRFFGDGVQFKAKLIGILEVGEARGDRMCQEALQDLKMAIRAAGEHKQRITIHVTIDGLRLRDEKTGDSLYHHPVHKISFIAQDMTDSRAFGYIFGSPDSGHRFFGIKTDKAASQVVLAMRDLFQVVFELKKKEIELARQQIQSKSIHHHDQHQLASLSSLKSSGTTAGQNDLSGLGGGSNNSAATLSMLNNMASSSTNTPSNNRLGVNLDSKGLSKEISPESVADLVDLEQELSSLQRGINQMERITPNDGTVSKSSIGGNDDPFGDSFTNFPTLPPPEPGRSRSKTSNKSIDLSTTTNAATSSLLSPPANQTRHSPDSTTGVCSMPSQIQPLDDDDNWLRELDVHNDVFDTSKTMIPGLMGMPPLASSLSNSVPLTRAPLATRESTETPPNHIYETVSCSTSSAMPEMNELGNITNNTTTNVDTNSIANSSSLTDIFQTATAPNDTSKVEIKSEPLGTAASGGASDPVMLPRDTDPFSPTRKKSDPFEEGGDIFSKLDPFEFEFNSTAEQRGDDKMRKPTTGGESNDGAQDLLAGHLQVSLPPESANSAGKELSQTQSTVRSRPVPSSSVMGNTSSLGGVPSPLPPASLLKQQTVDVISSISNKKMPHLFGQSSRFPKRESNSINMRRLQESDSLSETEAAPEPPPRPDLAPYSEPPPLPPKKQFNDIIIRPRAGTSSAMMGYSSSNRYESVTSSKAGVTSRTPPISGAAIDVPPIPLPSRRVGRSDGSYPGPGRPRKPGHTEDDYLAPMAMSSCLTNAGTFNNSDVPPLLPPPTQSSSRSRTNRQQSFNKSNDIYENKSEILQQQQQLQELKNASESAPPIVPDITLSQLLTLGIDELAIKLNVPTSKLSTMTLVELTSYLAEFLEQSKPEPKADVRDQQSIFKVNFDQEATFVAKFDDTFGEDFQQQSVTSSFEANFAQFDQVNVEPAASSVQSSSVPPADRYAVFREIIDQELQQQNESVDLIGDVMETDDSQPNEEKQFESNFSLGTGVDMAPSSQDLLSGDLHEVAPHQPAKIDTKISEVLAQAKDRYAALRDLILVENLFDTPSAQPAETMEQLDVGHSESKSPFQGFSGFNDDDEDQDLKQLMDQSVNLDPTAQQQRLGLVDSRGFLVEPSSSALTVDDDDEEDEHRTNREDKDDQGAASSADSNDRENDNDKDNLAIGISTYEQLANSNQQLEEIGEKVEKYEDTPKISITQSLTTNENNYLTTGSVASSALSGSKDDLEIDDLMQRAISNLSLDSRERNSPAISSNLLTTTSNQHQVTTDTATTTMTPQHFNDVSTSPIPIPRSPASSLTTQAKSPNNKSPQQISPLSSQLNVVSQIIDAATRQIQTETGTKSGTNESWATFDTPQHQPVPPQAGAVSSDKRARPSAKALAKSNNFLNLPPPPGSTSNCSQNDSALESPCSSDPRDEGWHNKRTMGGSSLSLGHHSVVGSTSAQRRYHKKERQNTSSSSRDLSWDEDQAVVSGGGHMMDYSQGKRGPGPSQGSLTTERLGYYRRHARRMNSCDEDYEYEQDFSSRDRSRDPYKHKRNMSKSRDNFDMDSPGWYHHHGPPVHQSHHTWSSQDIDQQVRGRSFDRSAYERTTYGPPIYDKRGVGPALPPTTAYDRRSGGGSGSIGYDKRSKYYRGEPGVRAPNSEHIYSLDDFDEMLASTGKIPPHLAAMYEEMKADCCSPQMGGHRQRGPDYMYERDRQSFDRESLESYEGSHVPQRRRRRSYDSGGMPSDPYGSCDSRDDYSRDRGFMTAEKSRSLRKSLKSLRVSGDIDYDQDSEKEYHYREQRGRCDTRSLQRPSQLSTQGSSVGIGAVNTLGSQTRVRKSSGSSPWDGEEPPMPGQKVSTSSWKRPTSAADADRRLVETRRSVSVKGQTPSGSEDDKDRRYRKKRGGSRNKDVSNIPGMGGRYRDGPPLRTSNYDYIGDLDDDAEDYVDEEEEEEDHGIGDDEISPADEDKFARLEMRRHEMHNRMMDTHIRRRKDVAPSQSQVIPMAYRKNPPGPYGRKSVPAPESKHHTHDYGYDDDGEYEQTPTPRSNTSSALPTATPNTSTKFSFDVGFESDFNQSSPPPAPAGTASSCNSTPAANVSVANTPASKSSFRFSNDFSAGLEKEKQQQHFQHAATGSLQQYDLENRGISPQAPAPTQVSTPKLRFDDNVKVSQFDDAFEDDFSKTSFDAFQNDDQWQESVQRTTKQQMRNTKLQQRQQELIKKSESINIFAKKVEDPFEDDDFFNSPSTQQTPSTGSAGDKKDNNGGSIKTSNNNGGNGFQHKQPNWDESNTNFAKFDENM
- the Dab gene encoding DAB adaptor protein isoform X2, whose amino-acid sequence is MVKSLVSKLSAASSTLSIASSFGSSHSKHDSGNQKGTSVSSSAVISGDNYLKYRNDPGRFFGDGVQFKAKLIGILEVGEARGDRMCQEALQDLKMAIRAAGEHKQRITIHVTIDGLRLRDEKTGDSLYHHPVHKISFIAQDMTDSRAFGYIFGSPDSGHRFFGIKTDKAASQVVLAMRDLFQVVFELKKKEIELARQQIQSKSIHHHDQHQLASLSSLKSSGTTAGQNDLSGLGGGSNNSAATLSMLNNMASSSTNTPSNNRLGVNLDSKGLSKEISPESVADLVDLEQELSSLQRGINQMERITPNDGTVSKSSIGGNDDPFGDSFTNFPTLPPPEPGRSRSKTSNKSIDLSTTTNAATSSLLSPPANQTRHSPDSTTGVCSMPSQIQPLDDDDNWLRELDVHNDVFDTSKTMIPGLMGMPPLASSLSNSVPLTRAPLATRESTETPPNHIYETVSCSTSSAMPEMNELGNITNNTTTNVDTNSIANSSSLTDIFQTATAPNDTSKVEIKSEPLGTAASGGASDPVMLPRDTDPFSPTRKKSDPFEEGGDIFSKLDPFEFEFNSTAEQRGDDKMRKPTTGGESNDGAQDLLAGHLQVSLPPESANSAGKELSQTQSTVRSRPVPSSSVMGNTSSLGGVPSPLPPASLLKQQTVDVISSISNKKMPHLFGQSSRFPKRESNSINMRRLQESDSLSETEAAPEPPPRPDLAPYSEPPPLPPKKQFNDIIIRPRAGTSSAMMGYSSSNRYESVTSSKAGVTSRTPPISGAAIDVPPIPLPSRRVGRSDGSYPGPGRPRKPGHTEDDYLAPMAMSSCLTNAGTFNNSDVPPLLPPPTQSSSRSRTNRQQSFNKSNDIYENKSEILQQQQQLQELKNASESAPPIVPDITLSQLLTLGIDELAIKLNVPTSKLSTMTLVELTSYLAEFLEQSKPEPKADVRDQQSIFKVNFDQEATFVAKFDDTFGEDFQQQSVTSSFEANFAQFDQVNVEPAASSVQSSSVPPADRYAVFREIIDQELQQQNESVDLIGDVMETDDSQPNEEKQFESNFSLGTGVDMAPSSQDLLSGDLHEVAPHQPAKIDTKISEVLAQAKDRYAALRDLILVENLFDTPSAQPAETMEQLDVGHSESKSPFQGFSGFNDDDEDQDLKQLMDQSVNLDPTAQQQRLGLVDSRGFLVEPSSSALTVDDDDEEDEHRTNREDKDDQGAASSADSNDRENDNDKDNLAIGISTYEQLANSNQQLEEIGEKVEKYEDTPKISITQSLTTNENNYLTTGSVASSALSGSKDDLEIDDLMQRAISNLSLDSRERNSPAISSNLLTTTSNQHQVTTDTATTTMTPQHFNDVSTSPIPIPRSPASSLTTQAKSPNNKSPQQISPLSSQLNVVSQIIDAATRQIQTETGTKSGTNESWATFDTPQHQPVPPQAGAVSSDKRARPSAKALAKSNNFLNLPPPPGSTSNCSQNDSALESPCSSDPRDEGWHNKRTMGGSSLSLGHHSVVGSTSAQRRYHKKERQNTSSSSRDLSWDEDQAVVSGGGHMMDYSQGKRGPGPSQGSLTTERLGYYRRHARRMNSCDEDYEYEQDFSSRDRSRDPYKHKRNMSKSRDNFDMDSPGWYHHHGPPVHQSHHTWSSQDIDQQVRGRSFDRSAYERTTYGPPIYDKRGVGPALPPTTAYDRRSGGGSGSIGYDKRSKYYRGEPGVRAPNSEHIYSLDDFDEMLASTGKIPPHLAAMYEEMKADCCSPQMGGHRQRGPDYMYERDRQSFDRESLESYEGSHVPQRRRRRSYDSGGMPSDPYGSCDSRDDYSRDRGFMTAEKSRSLRKSLKSLRVSGDIDYDQDSEKEYHYREQRGRCDTRSLQRPSQLSTQGSSVGIGAVNTLGSQTRVRKSSGSSPWDGEEPPMPGQKVSTSSWKRPTSAADADRRLVETRRSVSVKGQTPSGSEDDKDRRYRKKRGGSRNKDVSNIPGMGGRYRDGPPLRTSNYDYIGDLDDDAEDYVDEEEEEEDHGIGDDEISPADEDKFARLEMRRHEMHNRMMDTHIRRRKDVAPSQSQVIPMAYRKNPPGPYGRKSVPAPESKHHTHDYGYDDDATPNTSTKFSFDVGFESDFNQSSPPPAPAGTASSCNSTPAANVSVANTPASKSSFRFSNDFSAGLEKEKQQQHFQHAATGSLQQYDLENRGISPQAPAPTQVSTPKLRFDDNVKVSQFDDAFEDDFSKTSFDAFQNDDQWQESVQRTTKQQMRNTKLQQRQQELIKKSESINIFAKKVEDPFEDDDFFNSPSTQQTPSTGSAGDKKDNNGGSIKTSNNNGGNGFQHKQPNWDESNTNFAKFDENM
- the Dab gene encoding DAB adaptor protein isoform X1, with the protein product MVKSLVSKLSAASSTLSIASSFGSSHSKHDSGNQKGTSVSSSAVISGDNYLKYRNDPGRFFGDGVQFKAKLIGILEVGEARGDRMCQEALQDLKMAIRAAGEHKQRITIHVTIDGLRLRDEKTGDSLYHHPVHKISFIAQDMTDSRAFGYIFGSPDSGHRFFGIKTDKAASQVVLAMRDLFQVVFELKKKEIELARQQIQSKSIHHHDQHQLASLSSLKSSGTTAGQNDLSGLGGGSNNSAATLSMLNNMASSSTNTPSNNRLGVNLDSKGLSKEISPESVADLVDLEQELSSLQRGINQMERITPNDGTVSKSSIGGNDDPFGDSFTNFPTLPPPEPGRSRSKTSNKSIDLSTTTNAATSSLLSPPANQTRHSPDSTTGVCSMPSQIQPLDDDDNWLRELDVHNDVFDTSKTMIPGLMGMPPLASSLSNSVPLTRAPLATRESTETPPNHIYETVSCSTSSAMPEMNELGNITNNTTTNVDTNSIANSSSLTDIFQTATAPNDTSKVEIKSEPLGTAASGGASDPVMLPRDTDPFSPTRKKSDPFEEGGDIFSKLDPFEFEFNSTAEQRGDDKMRKPTTGGESNDGAQDLLAGHLQVSLPPESANSAGKELSQTQSTVRSRPVPSSSVMGNTSSLGGVPSPLPPASLLKQQTVDVISSISNKKMPHLFGQSSRFPKRESNSINMRRLQESDSLSETEAAPEPPPRPDLAPYSEPPPLPPKKQFNDIIIRPRAGTSSAMMGYSSSNRYESVTSSKAGVTSRTPPISGAAIDVPPIPLPSRRVGRSDGSYPGPGRPRKPGHTEDDYLAPMAMSSCLTNAGTFNNSDVPPLLPPPTQSSSRSRTNRQQSFNKSNDIYENKSEILQQQQQLQELKNASESAPPIVPDITLSQLLTLGIDELAIKLNVPTSKLSTMTLVELTSYLAEFLEQSKPEPKADVRDQQSIFKVNFDQEATFVAKFDDTFGEDFQQQSVTSSFEANFAQFDQVNVEPAASSVQSSSVPPADRYAVFREIIDQELQQQNESVDLIGDVMETDDSQPNEEKQFESNFSLGTGVDMAPSSQDLLSGDLHEVAPHQPAKIDTKISEVLAQAKDRYAALRDLILVENLFDTPSAQPAETMEQLDVGHSESKSPFQGFSGFNDDDEDQDLKQLMDQSVNLDPTAQQQRLGLVDSRGFLVEPSSSALTVDDDDEEDEHRTNREDKDDQGAASSADSNDRENDNDKDNLAIGISTYEQLANSNQQLEEIGEKVEKYEDTPKISITQSLTTNENNYLTTGSVASSALSGSKDDLEIDDLMQRAISNLSLDSRERNSPAISSNLLTTTSNQHQVTTDTATTTMTPQHFNDVSTSPIPIPRSPASSLTTQAKSPNNKSPQQISPLSSQLNVVSQIIDAATRQIQTETGTKSGTNESWATFDTPQHQPVPPQAGAVSSDKRARPSAKALAKSNNFLNLPPPPGSTSNCSQNDSALESPCSSDPRDEGWHNKRTMGGSSLSLGHHSVVGSTSAQRRYHKKERQNTSSSSRDLSWDEDQAVVSGGGHMMDYSQGKRGPGPSQGSLTTERLGYYRRHARRMNSCDEDYEYEQDFSSRDRSRDPYKHKRNMSKSRDNFDMDSPGWYHHHGPPVHQSHHTWSSQDIDQQVRGRSFDRSAYERTTYGPPIYDKRGVGPALPPTTAYDRRSGGGSGSIGYDKRSKYYRGEPGVRAPNSEHIYSLDDFDEMLASTGKIPPHLAAMYEEMKADCCSPQMGGHRQRGPDYMYERDRQSFDRESLESYEGSHVPQRRRRRSYDSGGMPSDPYGSCDSRDDYSRDRGFMTAEKSRSLRKSLKSLRVSGDIDYDQDSEKEYHYREQRGRCDTRSLQRPSQLSTQGSSVGIGAVNTLGSQTRVRKSSGSSPWDGEEPPMPGQKVSTSSWKRPTSAADADRRLVETRRSVSVKGQTPSGSEDDKDRRYRKKRGGSRNKDVSNIPGMGGRYRDGPPLRTSNYDYIGDLDDDAEDYVDEEEEEEDHGIGDDEISPADEDKFARLEMRRHEMHNRMMDTHIRRRKDVAPSQSQVIPMAYRKNPPGPYGRKSVPAPESKHHTHDYGYDDDGEYEQTPTPRSNTSSALPTATPNTSTKFSFDVGFESDFNQSSPPPAPAGTASSCNSTPAANVSVANTPASKSSFRFSNDFSAGLEKEKQQQHFQHAATGSLQQYDLENRGISPQAPAPTQVSTPKLRFDDNVKVSQFDDAFEDDFSKTSFDAFQNDDQWQESVQRTTKQQMRNTKLQQRQQELIKKSESINIFAKKVEDPFEDDDFFNSPSTQQTPSTGSAGDKKDNNGGSIKTSNNNGGNGFQHKQPNWDESNTNFAKFDENM